The proteins below come from a single candidate division TA06 bacterium genomic window:
- a CDS encoding YbaB/EbfC family nucleoid-associated protein has translation MAKGMGDILKQAQMMQSKMESIQKELGNKRVEASVGGGMVKVTADGQQNILDIRISPEIVKPEEADMLQDLILSGVQEALRQSRELAAKEMSVLTGGMSLPGMF, from the coding sequence ATGGCTAAAGGAATGGGGGATATTTTAAAGCAGGCCCAGATGATGCAGTCCAAGATGGAAAGCATCCAGAAAGAGCTGGGGAACAAGCGGGTAGAGGCTTCGGTCGGTGGCGGCATGGTCAAGGTGACGGCCGACGGCCAGCAGAACATACTGGACATCAGGATCTCTCCGGAGATCGTCAAGCCGGAGGAGGCAGACATGCTGCAGGACCTGATCCTAAGCGGGGTACAGGAGGCCCTCAGGCAGTCGCGGGAGCTGGCGGCCAAAGAGATGTCTGTTCTGACCGGCGGGATGAGCCTGCCGGGGATGTTTTAA